In gamma proteobacterium HIMB55, the genomic stretch CCGAAAGTACGAGGTTGTAAAAGTCTGTTGTGTCCTCGCCGTCGAGTGTTTCCATGAACTCTCGCACTGCGATTTCAACCGAATGCCCTAGGCCACCCTCGCGCTGACGCCCTTGTGATTTCGTCGTTTCATCTGTCATGCAGCGAT encodes the following:
- a CDS encoding Factor for inversion stimulation Fis, transcriptional activator (PFAM: Bacterial regulatory protein, Fis family) translates to MTDETTKSQGRQREGGLGHSVEIAVREFMETLDGEDTTDFYNLVLSEVEEPLLRVVLEYCGGNQSRASELLGLNRGTLRKKLRQHNLL